A DNA window from Aminipila luticellarii contains the following coding sequences:
- a CDS encoding glycyl-radical enzyme activating protein — protein sequence MEGIVFNVQKMSIHDGPGIRSTVFLKGCPLRCLWCSNPESQRMELEIASFANRCMKCGYCAEVCPKQIIEKGNTYSIVDRSRCDQCLICVKECCTNAKQLIGQSYSAEELYQEIVKDKTFYDSSGGGVTFSGGEPFMQADFLIEMLKRCKSGGIHTAIETTGMADTRKLLEALEYSDLIFFDVKHMDDREHKKLTGVSNQAILDNLAALSKRHSNIIVRIPVIPGLNDSAENIRKTADYTAELSISALELLQYHNLGESKYAQLGREYTLSEMEVPTQEHMEALAGQAADIIGDRPTQVHIMLSL from the coding sequence ATGGAGGGAATCGTATTTAATGTTCAAAAAATGTCGATTCATGACGGTCCGGGTATTCGCTCAACGGTATTCTTAAAAGGATGCCCGTTACGTTGTCTGTGGTGCTCTAATCCCGAAAGTCAACGTATGGAGCTGGAAATCGCCAGCTTTGCCAATCGATGCATGAAATGCGGATATTGTGCGGAGGTATGCCCGAAGCAAATCATAGAGAAAGGGAATACGTATTCTATTGTGGATCGTTCCCGATGCGATCAATGCCTGATATGCGTGAAGGAATGCTGTACCAATGCAAAACAATTAATCGGGCAGAGCTACAGTGCAGAAGAGCTGTATCAGGAGATTGTCAAGGATAAAACCTTTTATGATTCCTCAGGGGGCGGCGTGACCTTTTCCGGCGGAGAGCCGTTTATGCAGGCGGATTTTCTGATTGAAATGCTTAAACGATGCAAAAGCGGCGGAATCCATACGGCAATCGAGACAACGGGCATGGCCGACACCCGGAAGCTGTTGGAGGCTTTGGAATATTCGGATCTGATATTTTTTGATGTAAAGCACATGGACGATAGGGAGCATAAAAAGCTTACAGGTGTATCCAACCAAGCAATTTTGGATAATCTGGCTGCTCTTTCTAAGCGGCATTCCAATATCATCGTACGGATCCCGGTCATTCCGGGGCTGAATGACAGCGCTGAGAATATAAGAAAGACGGCGGATTACACAGCGGAGCTTTCCATATCCGCATTAGAATTGCTGCAATATCACAATCTTGGAGAAAGCAAGTATGCACAACTGGGGCGAGAGTATACCTTATCTGAAATGGAAGTGCCGACTCAGGAGCATATGGAGGCTCTCGCAGGGCAGGCAGCCGACATTATTGGTGACAGACCAACTCAGGTGCACATTATGCTTTCCTTGTAA
- a CDS encoding glycyl radical protein — protein MDRKRLDRMNLRMKETKPQLDAERARLVTEAYDIYSNYPPVLRRAYAFAYILDHMKPNMQPEELLVGSLTQRVRGISVFPEFGAKWVLDEMDLFPVRGTDPIVVDPEDKKELVAILEKWGENTFDVQSTRVLDDYVLKAQECGVLSVGARTTGMGHISPDYPRILPLGLRGLIDRSKEMIKNTTVHTPEDMKKVDFWNANIISCEAVIRFAHTYARKAAEQAETETDKARKAELLKIADVCSHVPENEPRDFWEALQFVWFLQMTIQIEDNGHSIAIARLDQNLYKYYKKSVLEGDMPAEDAEELLAALYIKCTEVLKVRDSFDSRAFAAYPMWQQMAIGGLKKDGTDATNELTYAVLRAWDLVKTVQPTMALRVNKNTPDDLMKLALSYVQDGYSIPAFYNDDLVTRLIQNKGATVEDSRDWTVHGCVEPYVQGKSDGRPNVGYVNAAKCIELVMNNGWDPVAKCEMGLKTGDPNTFVGIKDFENALHQQIQHFVKIMCESYTKVCAMHAIYVPKGYASALVTDCISRGKSLEEGGALYNSSGVFLVAMANGADCLEAIDYVVFKEKLLNAKAFNEVLLNNYEGNERLRQIILNKVPKYGNDVEEVDAYANRMIRAYNQEMVKYRDSRGGTYENSILSTSFNVLQGKCIGATPDGRLAGEAVSDNASPMVGRDTVSPTATFKSVASIDQTDINNGSLLNMKFSPSVVKGEKGEEILKDCITSYFALDGEHVQINVVDAETLKDAQRNPEEYRNLLVRVAGYSAYFIELDREVQNNIIGRTAHTNVSCCG, from the coding sequence ATGGACAGAAAAAGGTTAGATCGAATGAATCTGAGGATGAAGGAAACGAAACCGCAGTTGGACGCAGAACGGGCCCGATTAGTGACAGAGGCCTATGATATTTATTCCAATTATCCGCCGGTGCTCCGCAGGGCGTATGCTTTTGCTTATATATTGGATCACATGAAGCCCAATATGCAGCCCGAGGAACTCCTGGTAGGAAGTCTCACCCAGCGAGTTCGTGGCATTTCTGTTTTCCCGGAATTCGGCGCAAAATGGGTTCTTGATGAGATGGATTTGTTCCCGGTACGCGGCACGGATCCGATTGTTGTGGACCCGGAGGATAAAAAAGAATTAGTCGCAATCCTTGAAAAGTGGGGCGAAAATACCTTTGACGTTCAGTCCACCAGGGTTCTTGACGACTATGTATTAAAGGCGCAGGAGTGCGGCGTATTATCCGTCGGAGCGAGAACCACCGGTATGGGCCATATCTCTCCGGACTATCCAAGAATACTGCCGTTAGGGTTAAGAGGATTAATAGACCGGTCCAAAGAGATGATCAAAAATACAACCGTACATACACCGGAAGATATGAAAAAAGTAGATTTTTGGAATGCAAATATTATTTCCTGTGAAGCAGTCATTCGATTTGCCCATACATATGCAAGAAAGGCTGCAGAGCAGGCTGAGACAGAAACGGATAAAGCAAGAAAAGCAGAATTGTTAAAAATAGCAGATGTATGTTCCCATGTTCCGGAGAATGAACCAAGAGATTTCTGGGAAGCACTACAGTTCGTATGGTTTTTACAGATGACCATACAAATTGAGGATAACGGGCATTCCATTGCTATTGCACGTTTAGATCAGAATCTGTATAAGTATTATAAAAAATCGGTTCTTGAGGGAGATATGCCGGCGGAAGACGCAGAGGAACTGTTGGCCGCTCTGTATATTAAATGTACGGAAGTACTCAAAGTTAGGGACAGCTTTGACTCCCGTGCTTTCGCCGCATATCCTATGTGGCAGCAGATGGCAATCGGCGGATTGAAAAAGGATGGTACGGACGCGACCAATGAATTGACTTATGCAGTACTGCGCGCCTGGGATCTCGTAAAAACCGTTCAGCCGACGATGGCTTTACGTGTGAATAAAAATACGCCGGATGACCTGATGAAGCTGGCTCTTTCCTACGTTCAAGACGGATACTCTATACCGGCCTTCTATAATGATGATCTGGTTACCAGATTAATTCAAAATAAGGGCGCGACAGTGGAGGATTCCAGAGATTGGACTGTTCATGGCTGTGTAGAGCCTTATGTACAGGGAAAATCCGATGGACGTCCGAATGTAGGATATGTAAATGCAGCAAAGTGCATTGAACTGGTCATGAATAATGGATGGGACCCTGTTGCTAAATGCGAGATGGGATTAAAAACAGGAGATCCGAATACTTTCGTCGGTATTAAAGATTTTGAAAATGCACTTCACCAGCAAATTCAGCATTTTGTTAAAATCATGTGTGAAAGCTACACAAAGGTATGTGCCATGCATGCGATCTATGTGCCGAAAGGATATGCTTCCGCCCTTGTAACGGATTGCATCAGCAGAGGAAAATCTTTGGAAGAAGGCGGCGCATTATATAATTCTTCCGGCGTATTCTTAGTAGCCATGGCAAATGGAGCGGATTGTTTGGAGGCAATAGATTATGTGGTCTTTAAGGAGAAACTTTTAAATGCTAAAGCCTTTAATGAGGTGCTGCTTAACAACTATGAAGGCAATGAGCGATTGCGTCAGATTATTTTAAACAAAGTACCGAAATATGGAAACGATGTGGAAGAAGTGGACGCCTATGCCAACCGTATGATTCGCGCTTACAATCAGGAAATGGTCAAGTATCGCGACAGCCGGGGCGGAACGTATGAGAACTCGATTCTGTCTACCTCCTTCAACGTACTTCAAGGGAAATGTATCGGAGCCACTCCGGACGGCAGACTGGCCGGGGAGGCTGTTTCCGATAACGCATCTCCGATGGTCGGCAGGGATACCGTCAGTCCGACTGCAACCTTTAAATCGGTGGCATCCATTGACCAGACTGATATTAACAACGGCTCCCTGCTGAATATGAAATTTAGTCCAAGTGTGGTCAAAGGCGAAAAAGGCGAAGAGATTCTGAAAGACTGTATTACTTCCTACTTTGCCCTGGACGGAGAACATGTTCAGATCAATGTGGTCGATGCAGAGACCTTAAAGGACGCCCAGAGGAATCCGGAGGAGTACCGCAATCTGCTGGTAAGAGTTGCCGGATATTCGGCTTACTTTATCGAGTTGGACCGAGAAGTACAGAACAATATCATAGGAAGGACTGCACATACCAATGTAAGCTGCTGCGGATGA
- a CDS encoding LysR family transcriptional regulator, whose protein sequence is MDLIKYEIFLSIADRGSYSKVCEEFGYTQSGISKMMNSMENEIGFPLIVRNNKGISLTAEGKRMLPLVRQLIKDKGTLEEEFSSIRGVETGMVRIGSFPTAAYVWMPGILRAFHQRFPGIQVEVIEDNNINLLEQWLNQGFIDLGIFSKQAPFHFDWTSIKQDPFVALLPKNHPLGEKQIIPIDELFEENVVLFRSHEGEDPDTYCWMKHVHGEIHPVFTTNSDFTTIRVVEQNGFVTILPELIAKYAVDSYDVIYRPLDIQETREIGIAVRTKERISPAAKKFIQYAKDNML, encoded by the coding sequence TTGGATCTTATAAAATATGAAATTTTTCTGAGTATAGCAGACCGCGGCAGTTACAGTAAGGTCTGTGAAGAATTTGGCTATACACAATCGGGCATCTCTAAGATGATGAACAGTATGGAAAATGAAATCGGATTTCCGCTTATTGTTCGGAATAATAAGGGAATCTCCCTGACAGCTGAGGGAAAAAGGATGCTTCCCCTTGTTCGGCAGCTGATCAAGGATAAAGGCACCCTAGAGGAGGAGTTTTCAAGCATACGCGGCGTTGAGACCGGGATGGTTCGCATCGGAAGCTTTCCTACAGCAGCCTATGTGTGGATGCCGGGTATTTTGCGAGCCTTCCACCAACGATTTCCGGGAATACAGGTGGAGGTCATAGAAGATAATAACATCAATTTATTGGAGCAATGGTTAAATCAGGGATTTATTGATCTGGGAATTTTCAGCAAGCAGGCTCCGTTTCATTTTGATTGGACCAGCATCAAACAAGATCCCTTTGTGGCATTGCTGCCGAAAAATCACCCGCTGGGTGAAAAGCAAATCATTCCTATCGATGAGCTGTTTGAAGAGAATGTTGTATTATTTCGGTCTCATGAGGGAGAAGATCCGGACACCTATTGTTGGATGAAGCATGTTCATGGAGAGATACATCCAGTCTTTACGACTAATTCAGATTTTACGACCATACGCGTTGTAGAACAAAATGGTTTTGTTACGATCCTTCCGGAGCTGATAGCAAAATATGCAGTGGATTCCTATGATGTGATTTATCGCCCGCTGGATATACAAGAAACGAGAGAGATCGGTATAGCGGTTCGCACCAAGGAACGAATTTCTCCGGCAGCAAAAAAATTTATTCAATATGCAAAAGACAATATGTTATAG
- a CDS encoding FadR/GntR family transcriptional regulator, with product MEKEKLFDKLVINEIKTQSDFLADKIKEMIVSRELDDGFVFPNENEFCKKLNVSRSTLREAYKILDTQGFIRRTKHGTYIKCREDIAKQGNFMASLELADNRELIEFVCALEPEAVFLAAKNIDEEGITRLEALMNECEEVADNWRELLVKNYEFHAYIRSLANNNLITSALTAYYDIFNQQIIENIYSRSTDTSAFRKESLQQHRELFHAIKNHEAEKAKNIAYDHLSYDIYELQFKTSKN from the coding sequence ATGGAAAAGGAAAAACTATTTGATAAATTAGTGATTAATGAAATTAAAACACAATCAGACTTTTTAGCGGATAAAATAAAGGAAATGATCGTCTCCAGAGAACTGGATGATGGATTCGTATTTCCCAATGAAAACGAGTTTTGCAAAAAATTGAATGTCAGCCGCAGTACCTTGAGAGAGGCGTATAAGATTCTTGATACCCAGGGCTTTATACGCCGGACAAAGCATGGGACTTATATAAAATGCAGAGAAGATATTGCAAAACAGGGAAATTTTATGGCGAGCTTAGAGCTGGCTGATAACCGTGAGCTGATAGAATTTGTCTGCGCTTTAGAACCCGAAGCGGTGTTCCTTGCGGCAAAGAATATTGATGAAGAAGGAATAACAAGGCTCGAAGCCTTAATGAACGAGTGTGAAGAGGTTGCGGACAACTGGAGAGAGCTTTTAGTAAAAAATTACGAATTCCATGCCTACATTAGAAGTCTGGCGAACAATAACCTGATTACAAGTGCTTTAACGGCTTATTATGATATTTTTAATCAGCAAATAATAGAAAACATTTATTCGCGGAGCACGGACACCAGTGCGTTCAGGAAAGAATCCCTGCAACAGCATAGGGAACTGTTTCATGCCATCAAAAATCATGAAGCAGAAAAGGCAAAAAATATCGCCTATGATCATTTAAGCTATGACATTTACGAATTACAGTTCAAAACCAGTAAGAACTAG
- a CDS encoding DMT family transporter, whose amino-acid sequence MNRPDNKNIFTQPAAIVLLALLTCCLWGSAFPAIKKGFILFHIEDTGSQILFAGYRFFLAGMLTLFIVSVLEKKLVTIKTSSIPSIFMQGILQTTIQYVCFYIGLSNTTGAKGSVINGSNAFFSIIAAHFMTKNEKMSLKEVLGCMIGFTGVIVVNLNGEGLADGFSFMGEGLILLCSISYGISSVTLKKISDKETPNAITAYQLLFGGAVLILIGGMTGGHVGGFTFVSSLLLLYLSLISTITFCLWANLLKYNPIGKISIFGFSIPVFGVLMSAIFLGENAITATTVSALFFVSIGIIIVNKNQKADID is encoded by the coding sequence ATGAATAGACCTGATAATAAGAATATTTTTACACAGCCAGCCGCCATTGTGCTTCTGGCTTTATTGACTTGCTGCCTGTGGGGAAGTGCATTCCCCGCAATAAAGAAGGGGTTTATCCTTTTTCATATCGAAGATACGGGAAGCCAGATACTCTTTGCCGGATACCGTTTTTTTCTTGCCGGAATGCTGACGCTTTTTATCGTCAGCGTGCTTGAAAAAAAGCTTGTCACAATAAAAACCTCCTCCATTCCGTCCATATTCATGCAGGGAATACTTCAGACGACCATACAATATGTCTGCTTTTATATAGGACTTTCCAATACAACAGGGGCGAAGGGCTCGGTTATCAATGGATCCAATGCCTTTTTCTCCATCATTGCCGCTCATTTTATGACAAAAAACGAGAAGATGTCGTTAAAAGAAGTTCTTGGGTGCATGATAGGGTTTACCGGCGTAATCGTTGTAAATCTTAACGGGGAGGGTTTGGCAGACGGTTTCAGCTTTATGGGCGAGGGTCTGATATTGCTATGCTCTATTTCGTATGGAATCAGTTCCGTAACCCTCAAGAAGATTTCGGACAAAGAAACGCCAAATGCCATCACGGCGTACCAGCTCCTATTTGGAGGTGCGGTTCTGATCCTGATCGGAGGCATGACAGGGGGGCATGTGGGTGGATTTACTTTTGTTTCCTCTCTGCTGCTGCTATATTTGTCCTTGATTTCTACTATTACTTTCTGTCTGTGGGCCAATTTATTAAAATATAATCCCATAGGCAAAATCAGTATATTTGGATTCAGTATTCCTGTTTTTGGAGTCTTGATGTCAGCTATTTTTCTCGGTGAAAATGCCATTACGGCGACTACCGTTAGTGCTCTTTTCTTTGTAAGTATAGGAATCATCATTGTTAATAAGAATCAAAAGGCAGATATAGATTAG